Proteins co-encoded in one Acanthopagrus latus isolate v.2019 chromosome 10, fAcaLat1.1, whole genome shotgun sequence genomic window:
- the LOC119027125 gene encoding dynactin subunit 6-like, whose amino-acid sequence MSDAKQIMAQKSAKIAAGAVVCVESEIRGDVTIGARTVVHPKARIIAEAGPIIIGEGNLIEEQALIINSYPENILPDTEGVEPKTMTIGTNNVFEVGCVSQALKIGDNNVIESKADLGRNVILTSGCIIGACCQVNTCEVVPENTVVYGSNCIRRVQSEKPQPQTLQLDFLMKILPNYHHMKKTAKGNSTPVRN is encoded by the exons ATGTCAGACGCGAAGCAGATCATGGCACAGAAAAG tgcTAAGATTGCAGCTGGAGCAGTTGTGTGTGTCGAGAGTGAAATAAGAGGAGATGTGACCATTG gtgCCAGAACAGTTGTCCACCCCAAAGCTCGGATCATAGCAGAGGCAGGGCCCATTATCATCGGAGAGGGCAATCTGATAGAGGAGCAGGCACTTATTATTAACAG TTATCCAGAGAACATCCTGCCAGACACAGAGGGAGTGGAGCCAAAGACCATGACCATCGGGACCAACAACGTGTTTGAGGTTGGGTGTG TCTCTCAAGCTCTGAAGATTGGAGACAACAATGTCATCGAGTCTAAAG CTGATCTCGGGAGAAACGTGATCCTGACCAGTGGGTGCATCATCGGCGCGTGCTGCCAGGTGAACACGTGCGAGGTCGTGCCGGAGAACACGGTCGTGTACGGTTCAAACTGCATCAGGCGTGTGCAGAGTGAGAAGCCACAG CCTCAGACTCTACAGCTCGACTTCCTGATGAAGATCCTTCCCAACTACCATCACATGAAGAAGACGGCCAAAGGCAACAGCACACCTGTGAGGAACTGA